The bacterium DNA window CGAAATCGACCGGATCGAAGCCGCGTCGCTGCCCGCGTACGAAGGCAGCCGCGGCGTTCTCGTCGAGGAGGATCGCCGCGTCGCGATCCGTCAGGCGATCGCCGGCGCGCGGCCGGGCGATACCGTGCTCATCGCCGGCAAGGGGCACGAGGACTACCAGATTCACGGCCGGACAAAGACGCACCTGGACGATCGCGAGGAGGCGCGTGCGGCGCTCGCGGCGCGTCGCGGCGAGGGAGCGGCGTCATGACGCGCAACGCGGCATGGACAATCGAATTCGTGGTGCGCGCGACGGGCGGGCGTCTCGTGGCCGCGCCGCCGGGCTACGCGGATCTGACGTTCGATCGCGTGTCGACCGACAGCCGCACGATCGGCGAGGGCGAACTGTTCGTGGCGCTGGACGGGCCGAATTTCGACGCGGCGGACTTTCTCGCGGACGCGGTGGAAAAGGGCGCGGCGGCGGTCATCGTGGCCGGCGACGTCGCGGTGCACGACGTGCTCGCCAAGCGCGCGGCGTTTGTCGCCGTGCCCGACACGCTCGCGGCGCTCGGCGATCTGGCGCACGCGCATCGCGAATTGTTTGCCGCGCCGGTCGTCGCGATCACGGGATCGACCGGCAAGACGACGACCAAGGACATGCTCGGCGCGATCCTGACGCGGCATTTCGGCGAGGACGTGCTCATCACCGAGGGCAATTTCAACAACCTCATCGGCATGCCGCTGACGCTGTTGCGCCTGCGGGCTCATCACCGTGCGGCCGTGCTCGAACTGGGCATGAGCATGCGCGGCGAGATGCGGCGGCTCGCCCGGATCGCGCGGCCGGACATCGGCGTGGTGACCAACGTCGCCGAGGCGCACATGGAGCGCCTTCCGAATATCGAGGCGGTCGCCGCGGCCAAGCGCGAGCTGGTCGAGGATCTCGACGAAAAGCGCGCGGCGGTGCTGAACGCCGACGATCCACGCGTCGCCGCGATGGCCTCAGGCGCGCGTTTTCGCGTGGTGACGTTCGGCGTCGACAATCCGGCCGACGTGCGCGGCGAGGATATCCGCGTCGCCGGCGCGGACGGCATCCGCTTCACGCTCGCGATGGACGATGCGCGCACGCCCGTGACGATGAGCGTCATCGGGCGGCACAACGTCCACAACGCGCTCGCCGCCGCCGCGGCCTCCCGCGAGCTTGGCGTGCCGGCCGAGACGATCGCACTCGGGCTCGAGGCGTTCCGTCCCGCCGCGATGCGCCTGCGCGTTCTCAACATCCTGAATGTGCGCGTCCTGGACGACACCTACAACGCGAGCCCGCGCAGCATGGACGCGGCGCTCTCGACCCTCGCCGAATTGGCGGGCGGCGGGCGCAAGATCGTCGTGGTCGGCGACATGAAGGAGCTCGGCGCCGAAAGCGAGGCCGCGCACCGGCGGCTCGGGCGGCACGTCGCGAAGATCGGCGCGGACCGCCTGTTCGCGATCGGGGAGTACGCGCATTTCGTCGCCGAGGGCGCGATCGAGGAAAACATGGACGCCGGGCGCATCGTGCGCGCCGAAAATCATCAGGCGATCGTCGAGGCGCTGCGCGATCTGGCCGCGGCGGGCGACACCGTGCTCGTGAAGGGCTCGCGCGCGATGCGGATGGAGTGCGTGGTGAAGGGGCTGAAGGGAGAGATGTTCTGATGCTCTACCACTTCCTTCTCCCTTACGCCGACTCGTTTCAGCCGTTCAACGTTATCCGCTACCTCACCTTCCGCACGGCGGCGGCGTCGCTGACGGCGATGTTTCTCTCGTTCATTCTCGGGCCTTGGCTGATCCGCAAGCTGACCGCGATGAAGGTCGGCCAGCAGGTGCGCACGGACGGCCCCCAGACGCACCTCGTCAAGCACGGCACGCCGACGATGGGCGGCACGCTGATCCTGATCGCCATCGTGGTGCCCGCTCTGTTGTGGTCGGAGCTGACCGATCCGTACATCTGGGCTGTCGTGCTCGTCGTCGTCGGGTACGGCACGCTGGGTTTCTGGGACGACTTCCTGAAGCTGACCCGGCGCAACTCCGCCGGCATTTCCGCAAGGCGCAAGCTGTTCGTGCAGACGCTCGTCGCGATCGCGGCGGCGGTGGTGATCTCGTCGCATCCGAGTTTCGTCGACGAGATGCCGGTGCCGTTTTTCAAGAACGTGCGCATTCCGCTGGGCATCTGGTACCTGCCGCTGACGACGTTCATCATCGTCGGAACGAGCAACGCCGTGAACCTGACCGACGGCCTGGACGGCCTGGCGATCGGGCCGACGATGACAAGCGCGGGCACGTTCATGGTGCTCGCTTACGTGGCGGGCCATTCGCGCATC harbors:
- a CDS encoding UDP-N-acetylmuramoyl-tripeptide--D-alanyl-D-alanine ligase, which translates into the protein MTRNAAWTIEFVVRATGGRLVAAPPGYADLTFDRVSTDSRTIGEGELFVALDGPNFDAADFLADAVEKGAAAVIVAGDVAVHDVLAKRAAFVAVPDTLAALGDLAHAHRELFAAPVVAITGSTGKTTTKDMLGAILTRHFGEDVLITEGNFNNLIGMPLTLLRLRAHHRAAVLELGMSMRGEMRRLARIARPDIGVVTNVAEAHMERLPNIEAVAAAKRELVEDLDEKRAAVLNADDPRVAAMASGARFRVVTFGVDNPADVRGEDIRVAGADGIRFTLAMDDARTPVTMSVIGRHNVHNALAAAAASRELGVPAETIALGLEAFRPAAMRLRVLNILNVRVLDDTYNASPRSMDAALSTLAELAGGGRKIVVVGDMKELGAESEAAHRRLGRHVAKIGADRLFAIGEYAHFVAEGAIEENMDAGRIVRAENHQAIVEALRDLAAAGDTVLVKGSRAMRMECVVKGLKGEMF
- the mraY gene encoding phospho-N-acetylmuramoyl-pentapeptide-transferase, which encodes MLYHFLLPYADSFQPFNVIRYLTFRTAAASLTAMFLSFILGPWLIRKLTAMKVGQQVRTDGPQTHLVKHGTPTMGGTLILIAIVVPALLWSELTDPYIWAVVLVVVGYGTLGFWDDFLKLTRRNSAGISARRKLFVQTLVAIAAAVVISSHPSFVDEMPVPFFKNVRIPLGIWYLPLTTFIIVGTSNAVNLTDGLDGLAIGPTMTSAGTFMVLAYVAGHSRIADYLQISYVAGAGNLSIICGTIIGAGLGFLWFNTYPAQVFMGDVGSLPLGGAIGTIACVTKNELLLVIVGGIFVLETVSVIAQVASFKLTGRRIFAMAPIHHHFELRGWAEPKIIVRFWIVSIILSMVALASLKLR